TCCAACATTTCCACTTCCAATTATACTAACTTTCATGATTTCCCCCTATATTCCCAATGATTCGATTGTTTTACTGATCACATTTGCCGATTCCTGCAACTGTTCTCTTATAGACAACGATAGTTCGAGATCAATAATTTTTTCAATGCCATCTGTTCCCAATTGCACAGGAACATCCAGGCAATTGTTCTTAAAACCATATTCTCCATCAAGACAGGTTGGAGCACAAATAATTGCTTTTGTATCACTCATGATCGCACCAACGGTTTCGGCAATAGCAGCTCCCGGAGAATACATCGAGGTTTGTCTTTTCAATAAAGACAAAATTTCCGTACCGGCTTCCCTAGCTTTGGAAATTATCTCTTTTATTTTATCTGCCGGCAACAATTCTGTAATTGGTATTCCGCAAACCCTGATAAATTCGGGCGGAATAACCATAAATTTGTGATGACCTCCAAGAACCAAAGCACTAACCTCGATAGGTGTAACTTCAAGTTCCTGAGCCACAAATTCACAAACTCGCGTCACATCTAATTTACCGGCAACTCCCAGAACTTTCATCCTGTCAAAACCGGATTTTTTCCAGGCATAATATGTCATTGCAGTAACAGGTTCACTTAAAACGATGATGATCGAGTTTGGTGCA
This window of the Candidatus Cloacimonadota bacterium genome carries:
- a CDS encoding malate dehydrogenase; translation: MMISDCRMMKYKKNKEECMEKVSIIGSGNVGVAAAFYLAEKGSANIMLIDKLEGKAEGSALDLSEASPLRGYNIKIEGSSDIKKIKGSKVVVITAGKVRKPNTLRLELLEENVKIIDPIIENIKKYAPNSIIIVLSEPVTAMTYYAWKKSGFDRMKVLGVAGKLDVTRVCEFVAQELEVTPIEVSALVLGGHHKFMVIPPEFIRVCGIPITELLPADKIKEIISKAREAGTEILSLLKRQTSMYSPGAAIAETVGAIMSDTKAIICAPTCLDGEYGFKNNCLDVPVQLGTDGIEKIIDLELSLSIREQLQESANVISKTIESLGI